The Candidatus Thorarchaeota archaeon genome includes a window with the following:
- a CDS encoding DNA primase, with protein sequence MGAGDFDNSTAKYVIRAKIEIDGVVDKSDVVGAIFGQTEGLLGEDLDLRELQRSGRIGRIQIGIKSEKGKSKGEIVIPVSMDRTATAILAASMETVDRVGPCSAEVTLQKVEDIRGAKRRKVVSRAISILKGWEEEIAPGADEITDAVTKAKKRGITKYGEDKLPAGPSMPESDEVIIVEGRADVINLMKSGITNTISAEGTNIPGSISDLSKREGKEITAFLDGDRGGDLILRELMQVADIDYIARAPKGKEVEDLDRKAVSRALKRKMPAKQALSLLEKKKKKEEEKKRPSRKKRPPSKKKEKKPSRKKKEERKPRKKRPPEPKKERVNEVYVNKAKELKESFKAAVFDRNDNLIKECKAAELTNLLNSLDEAKAIVLDGVVTQRLVDTAKAKGVKIIIAAATAEIENKPRDMKLIMFEKLNL encoded by the coding sequence TTGGGAGCAGGAGACTTTGATAATTCAACTGCCAAGTACGTTATTAGAGCGAAGATTGAGATAGACGGCGTTGTTGACAAGTCAGATGTCGTTGGCGCAATATTCGGTCAAACAGAAGGATTACTGGGTGAAGACTTAGATCTCAGGGAACTTCAACGAAGCGGACGTATTGGTAGAATTCAGATTGGAATCAAATCAGAGAAAGGAAAAAGCAAAGGAGAAATCGTAATCCCCGTCTCGATGGATAGAACTGCAACTGCTATCCTTGCTGCATCAATGGAAACAGTTGATCGGGTTGGACCATGTTCAGCCGAGGTAACTCTGCAGAAGGTAGAAGATATCCGCGGTGCAAAGCGTAGAAAAGTTGTCAGCAGAGCCATCAGTATCTTAAAAGGCTGGGAGGAAGAGATTGCTCCAGGTGCCGATGAGATAACGGACGCGGTAACAAAAGCCAAGAAAAGAGGCATCACCAAGTATGGTGAAGATAAACTCCCCGCGGGGCCGAGTATGCCTGAAAGCGACGAAGTAATCATAGTCGAAGGGCGGGCCGATGTCATTAATCTGATGAAGAGCGGTATAACAAATACAATTTCGGCCGAAGGAACGAATATCCCCGGTTCGATTTCGGATCTTTCAAAGAGAGAAGGAAAAGAAATCACAGCGTTCTTGGATGGTGACCGAGGTGGTGACCTGATACTCCGAGAACTCATGCAGGTTGCCGACATAGACTATATTGCACGAGCACCAAAGGGTAAGGAAGTTGAAGATTTAGACCGGAAGGCGGTTTCAAGAGCTCTCAAGCGAAAAATGCCTGCTAAACAGGCCCTAAGCTTGCTAGAGAAGAAAAAGAAGAAAGAAGAGGAAAAGAAACGGCCCAGCAGGAAAAAAAGACCACCTAGCAAAAAGAAGGAGAAGAAACCTTCGCGCAAGAAGAAAGAAGAACGAAAACCACGGAAGAAACGACCCCCAGAACCAAAGAAGGAGCGCGTAAACGAGGTCTATGTCAACAAGGCGAAGGAACTCAAAGAGAGCTTCAAAGCTGCTGTCTTTGACAGGAATGATAATCTCATCAAGGAATGCAAAGCTGCAGAGTTAACCAACCTATTGAATTCACTTGATGAAGCTAAGGCTATTGTTCTTGATGGTGTTGTAACACAGCGCCTTGTCGATACTGCAAAGGCGAAAGGTGTCAAAATCATTATTGCGGCGGCAACAGCTGAGATAGAGAATAAACCTCGAGACATGAAGCTAATTATGTTCGAAAAGCTTAATCTGTAA